A single genomic interval of Anaerobiospirillum thomasii harbors:
- a CDS encoding BRO-N domain-containing protein, whose protein sequence is MTKLQVLNFQDSTIRTEIDFKNNLWMCAKDLCDALGYSNPHDAVKKHVHDDDLAKREGVDSLGKKAKIKGGNGDLCKLRSLIL, encoded by the coding sequence ATGACTAAATTACAAGTCTTAAACTTTCAAGATTCAACCATTCGCACTGAGATTGATTTTAAAAATAACCTTTGGATGTGTGCCAAGGATCTATGTGATGCTTTAGGGTATTCAAACCCTCATGACGCTGTTAAAAAACACGTCCATGATGACGACCTAGCGAAACGCGAGGGCGTTGACTCACTAGGCAAAAAAGCAAAAATTAAGGGAGGGAACGGAGATCTGTGTAAACTAAGATCTCTTATTCTTTAA